The nucleotide window TAttacatgtatatatatatatatatatatttatgtagagaaaaataataacagTAATTAAATAAAGGAAATGGATGAAATGTGatatgatgataaatagaaatatatattaagatattatataattttgaatttcggataaatgtaataaaacaaatatatgagtacccaaatatataaaaaaaaatgttatcACGTGTTCTATTATGGAACAGAAATTCGTGTTGTATAACATTTATACCTATGAGAGCTCCAgttaaaaagaaaaaaacacaggacaaaaaaaaaaaagaagtgtaattataaattattaaaatatttgtataatatatatatatatatatgttctGATTTTGTTTGTAGCTTAATTCTctattatgaaaatatttaattttgattattatattatatatatatatatatgtattttttttttttttttgctttaatttttcatgACAGTGTTGCTGATAAAGATAAATTATTAGAAACTCGATATTTGCCTTATATTCCCCCAGCGTATGTTGTTGATACTGTATCATTTTTCAAAGATAAAAGTAAATTAGATTATTTATTAGCTTTAATCTTCAGTCCAAAAAATTCAACTGATACGTATGAAGATAGAGTAGAATATCAGAAGAGGtttgaaatatatgaacTTTTGAGAAAAGTAAGTGTAAATAGGTTTAACTATTATTCGTgtcttatatataaatataatatgtttatgtAAGACACGAATAATGCgcataaaaatttatatgatttacaataaaatataacaaatataatgaacacacacaaacatatatatatatatatatatttatttatttatttatttatttatatttatgtgttCTTATTTTTGTCCTCTTTTTagaaagaagaaaataaatatcaGAAACATTTggaaaaaatgaaagaaaaagtGTTCGAATCTATTAAAAATTTGCCGGAAGAATTATATGATGAAAGTATTAAAAATGGAGAATTATTTGATAATTctgaaatattatttggtttaaaatatgaaaatagcctacttaaaaatatgaataattataaaaagaagtTGTTACATGcttataaaattttactttatttaagatatcctttttatttagtaaagaaaaaaaatcctatgttattttatataagcGAAAGTAAGGCGGTAAGTAGacaaaaacaaattaattctcaaaagaaaaaattaaaaaaaaaataaactcatttgttattttatttcttattttattt belongs to Plasmodium reichenowi strain SY57 chromosome 10, whole genome shotgun sequence and includes:
- a CDS encoding hypothetical protein (conserved Plasmodium protein, unknown function~transcript variant 2; alternatively spliced); translation: MLSRVLLWNRNSCCITFIPMRAPVKKKKTQDKKKKEVVADKDKLLETRYLPYIPPAYVVDTVSFFKDKSKLDYLLALIFSPKNSTDTYEDRVEYQKRFEIYELLRKVKENKYQKHLEKMKEKVFESIKNLPEELYDESIKNGELFDNSEILFGLKYENSLLKNMNNYKKKLLHAYKILLYLRYPFYLVKKKNPMLFYISESKAVSRQKQINSQKKKLKKK
- a CDS encoding hypothetical protein (conserved Plasmodium protein, unknown function~transcript variant 1; alternatively spliced), which codes for MLSRVLLWNRNSCCITFIPMRAPVKKKKTQDKKKKEVVADKDKLLETRYLPYIPPAYVVDTVSFFKDKSKLDYLLALIFSPKNSTDTYEDRVEYQKRFEIYELLRKKEENKYQKHLEKMKEKVFESIKNLPEELYDESIKNGELFDNSEILFGLKYENSLLKNMNNYKKKLLHAYKILLYLRYPFYLVKKKNPMLFYISESKAVSRQKQINSQKKKLKKK